A DNA window from Myxococcales bacterium contains the following coding sequences:
- the thiD gene encoding bifunctional hydroxymethylpyrimidine kinase/phosphomethylpyrimidine kinase — translation MKIVLAIAGSDPTGGAGLQADLQVIRHFGCHGMGVLTALTIQDTAKVHSVLPVFPSVVLDQLRCLVRDVSPHAVKIGMLASDDVVRNVSLGLASIDPDVPVVVDPILFASDGTSLLERRAWPALQGIFSRSTLVTPNLPEAEALTGVDVSNRQGCEKAARVFIEKFECQAVLVKGGHREGAPDDLLAVRSFDDQIEGKVDISYSWLEGLRIDIPAGPVHGTGCALSSAIAAELAKGSGLADAVERARSFVAAALADAQATGSGAHVLGYSAPV, via the coding sequence ATGAAAATCGTACTGGCAATCGCGGGTTCGGACCCGACCGGGGGCGCGGGGTTGCAGGCGGATCTGCAGGTGATTCGCCACTTCGGTTGTCACGGGATGGGCGTGTTGACTGCCCTCACGATCCAGGACACGGCCAAGGTGCACAGCGTTCTGCCCGTGTTTCCCTCGGTGGTGCTCGATCAACTCCGCTGCCTGGTGCGAGACGTTTCGCCCCATGCGGTAAAGATCGGCATGCTGGCCTCGGACGACGTTGTGCGAAATGTCAGCTTGGGCTTGGCGAGCATCGATCCCGATGTGCCCGTGGTGGTAGATCCCATCTTGTTCGCGAGCGATGGGACGTCACTCCTCGAACGCCGGGCCTGGCCAGCCTTGCAGGGTATCTTTTCCCGCTCGACCCTGGTCACGCCGAACCTGCCCGAAGCAGAGGCACTCACGGGCGTCGACGTTTCGAACAGGCAAGGTTGTGAAAAAGCCGCACGGGTTTTCATCGAAAAGTTCGAGTGCCAGGCGGTGCTGGTGAAAGGCGGGCACCGCGAGGGCGCCCCGGACGATCTCCTGGCGGTTCGAAGTTTCGACGATCAAATCGAAGGGAAAGTCGATATTTCATACTCGTGGCTCGAGGGCCTTCGCATCGATATCCCGGCCGGACCCGTTCACGGAACCGGGTGCGCACTCTCCTCTGCAATTGCGGCAGAACTCGCGAAGGGAAGCGGCCTCGCGGACGCAGTCGAACGTGCGCGCAGCTTCGTCGCGGCAGCGCTCGCGGACGCACAGGCAACGGGATCGGGCGCTCACGTTCTCGGCTACTCCGCACCCGTATGA
- a CDS encoding acetoacetate--CoA ligase: MSEPLWQPTLESVARSRMSAFASFAREQAGAPDTTGDAGINYPALHRWSIDEPAAFWRAVWLFCEVRGDGPGDVVLTDADDIRSARWFPEARLNFAENLMRRRDDTPALIYLDESGRRGELSHAELYRRVASLAEHLREFGIGPGDRVAAVLQNGPEAVIAMLATTSLGAIWSSCSPDFGTEGIVDRFGQIEPKVLLAVDRYAYGGKIFEPITRIREVLNGLPSVRDTIIVSSREPSAGLQDLPNTHRFDALVHSNPAAALRFERFGFDHPIAILYSSGTTGKPKCIVHGAGGTLLQHLKEHQLHTDLAPGDRIFYFTTCGWMMWNWLVSALASEATLILYDGSPFHPDGLRLFELIDREAVNVAGVSAKFIDAVAKDELRPGDSFPLEKLRAILSTGSPLAPESFDFVYRAIKADVQLSSISGGTDIVSCFVLGNPILPVHRGEIQCAGLGMAIDVYDDSGDPLLDVEGELVCTRPFPSMPVKFWNDPDGSRYRSAYFERFPGVWCHGDWIRRTDRGGFVITGRSDAVLNPGGVRIGTAEIYRQVERLDWVLESLAVGQDWEGDVRVVLFVRLRDDTLLDDAMRNEIRKIIRQHASPRHVPQRIVQVPDLPRTRSGKITELAVRDVIHGRAVKNASALANPEALAHFADREELAN, encoded by the coding sequence ATGTCGGAACCGCTCTGGCAGCCCACGCTGGAAAGCGTTGCGCGATCGCGCATGAGCGCCTTTGCGAGCTTTGCACGCGAGCAAGCCGGCGCACCGGATACAACCGGTGATGCCGGAATCAACTACCCAGCACTCCACCGTTGGTCCATCGATGAACCCGCCGCATTCTGGCGAGCGGTCTGGTTGTTTTGTGAGGTCCGCGGAGACGGTCCTGGAGATGTCGTTCTCACCGACGCCGACGACATTCGAAGCGCGCGCTGGTTTCCCGAAGCCCGCCTGAACTTCGCCGAGAACCTGATGCGGCGGCGCGACGATACCCCGGCTCTCATCTACCTCGACGAATCCGGACGGCGGGGCGAACTGTCTCACGCGGAGTTATATCGACGGGTCGCGAGTCTTGCCGAGCATTTGCGCGAATTTGGCATTGGCCCCGGGGATCGCGTCGCGGCCGTTTTGCAAAATGGACCCGAGGCCGTTATTGCAATGCTCGCCACCACGAGCCTCGGCGCGATTTGGTCGTCTTGTTCCCCGGACTTCGGCACCGAAGGCATCGTCGACCGCTTCGGTCAGATCGAACCGAAGGTCCTGCTGGCCGTGGATCGCTATGCATATGGGGGCAAGATCTTCGAACCGATCACGCGAATCCGCGAAGTGTTGAACGGTCTTCCGAGCGTTCGCGACACGATCATCGTCTCGTCGAGAGAACCGTCAGCGGGGCTTCAAGATCTGCCAAACACCCATCGTTTCGATGCCCTTGTGCACTCGAATCCAGCCGCAGCGTTGCGCTTCGAACGCTTCGGCTTCGATCACCCGATCGCCATCCTCTATTCATCGGGCACGACCGGCAAACCGAAGTGCATCGTGCACGGAGCCGGCGGGACGCTGTTGCAGCACCTGAAGGAACACCAACTCCACACCGACCTCGCTCCAGGGGATCGAATTTTCTACTTCACTACATGCGGTTGGATGATGTGGAACTGGCTGGTCTCAGCCCTCGCTTCGGAGGCGACCCTGATCCTCTACGACGGTTCCCCATTTCATCCCGACGGCCTGCGCTTGTTCGAATTGATCGACCGGGAGGCGGTCAACGTGGCCGGGGTATCGGCAAAGTTCATCGACGCGGTCGCCAAAGACGAGCTGCGCCCCGGCGATTCGTTCCCGTTGGAAAAGCTTCGGGCGATCCTTTCGACGGGATCTCCGTTGGCTCCGGAAAGCTTCGACTTCGTCTACCGGGCCATCAAGGCGGATGTTCAGCTTTCGTCGATCTCCGGAGGTACGGATATCGTCTCGTGTTTCGTGCTCGGCAACCCCATCCTCCCAGTGCATCGCGGCGAAATTCAATGCGCCGGCCTGGGCATGGCGATTGACGTCTACGATGACTCGGGCGACCCGCTACTCGACGTCGAGGGGGAACTGGTCTGCACCAGGCCCTTTCCCTCGATGCCCGTGAAGTTCTGGAACGACCCCGACGGAAGCCGCTATCGCTCCGCATATTTTGAGCGATTCCCGGGCGTGTGGTGTCACGGCGACTGGATTCGCCGCACGGACCGAGGCGGATTCGTCATCACCGGGCGATCCGACGCCGTACTCAACCCCGGTGGTGTGCGGATCGGGACCGCGGAGATCTATCGACAAGTCGAACGATTGGATTGGGTGCTCGAATCCCTTGCGGTGGGCCAGGACTGGGAGGGCGACGTTCGGGTCGTGCTCTTCGTGAGGCTGCGCGACGACACCCTGCTCGACGACGCGATGCGAAACGAAATCCGCAAGATCATTCGCCAGCACGCCAGTCCGAGGCATGTACCCCAGCGAATCGTTCAGGTTCCCGACCTTCCGCGCACTCGCAGCGGGAAGATCACCGAACTAGCAGTGCGCGACGTCATTCACGGTCGCGCGGTCAAGAACGCGTCCGCCCTCGCCAACCCCGAAGCGCTTGCGCACTTCGCCGATCGCGAGGAATTGGCGAATTAG
- a CDS encoding Hpt domain-containing protein, whose amino-acid sequence MTEPELPAIDATAYAALEEIADGDNEFMAELLNQYLADADQLVSVLAPALANSNAEELERAAHTLKSSSANVGAMTLSNLCEELQCIGRSGDLGDAAEKVPLALSEFTRVCDELKVRLEKL is encoded by the coding sequence ATGACTGAACCAGAGTTGCCAGCGATCGACGCGACGGCGTATGCCGCGCTCGAAGAGATCGCCGACGGCGACAATGAATTCATGGCCGAACTACTCAATCAATATCTCGCGGACGCGGATCAGTTGGTCTCAGTGCTCGCCCCCGCGCTGGCGAATTCGAACGCTGAAGAACTCGAACGCGCCGCTCACACCCTCAAGTCTTCGAGCGCAAACGTCGGTGCCATGACGCTCTCCAACCTGTGTGAAGAGCTTCAGTGCATAGGTCGCAGCGGCGACCTCGGCGATGCCGCCGAAAAAGTTCCACTCGCCCTGAGCGAATTCACTCGAGTCTGCGACGAACTGAAGGTACGGCTCGAAAAACTCTAG
- the lspA gene encoding signal peptidase II — MSLKSPKTIAFLISLLIVYSLDQLTKHWINTTIRYADRIEVIPGLFDITHARNGGGAFSFFADGPFEQRMVFFVGTTVFAIALLLVFFRKLRSDEILSATALGVVLGGALGNLTDRLRFGEVVDFLDVHLFGGYTWPTFNIADSAIVIGVILLVVEIFMAKEVVGDEARGEEDEPSDPPNHTDPGGGTATANSG, encoded by the coding sequence ATGAGCCTGAAGAGTCCAAAGACAATTGCATTTCTGATCTCGCTGCTGATCGTGTATTCCCTCGATCAGCTGACCAAACACTGGATCAACACGACGATTCGCTACGCGGACCGCATCGAAGTGATCCCGGGTCTTTTCGATATCACCCACGCCCGCAACGGCGGCGGGGCGTTCAGCTTTTTCGCCGACGGACCCTTCGAACAACGAATGGTCTTCTTCGTAGGGACGACCGTGTTCGCGATCGCGTTGCTGTTGGTGTTCTTCCGGAAATTGCGCTCCGACGAGATTCTCTCGGCCACCGCGTTGGGGGTCGTGCTCGGCGGAGCACTGGGCAACCTCACCGATCGACTGCGCTTCGGAGAGGTGGTGGACTTTCTCGATGTTCATCTCTTTGGGGGTTATACCTGGCCAACTTTCAACATCGCCGACTCCGCCATCGTGATCGGGGTGATCTTGTTGGTCGTCGAGATTTTCATGGCGAAAGAAGTCGTCGGCGATGAAGCGAGAGGCGAAGAGGACGAACCGTCCGACCCGCCCAATCACACGGATCCCGGCGGCGGAACGGCCACGGCAAACTCTGGCTAG
- a CDS encoding DNA mismatch repair protein MutS, with protein sequence MSHPSEQADSTVAENGTTPAEVYAARLERHTGELARWRRLDGTLSNLRLLSFAIAAGVGWFAFGSQSIARGWTVPPVLVFIALLIAHDRVIQMRKRASRRAEFYRAGIARLEDRWMGQGNTGDEWSDPGHPYANDLDLFGVGSLFERICTARTPVGQETLADWLKTQPSAAIARARQSAIAELTPRLELREDIDSLGADLHTQFSPKPLVSWANAPGDFEAKKSLNVIAAVLSSLSIGGLVVWFWLGLGPLPFLFALIPQMIFAGILHRRIGKILAAIDTPTRNLALLRDLLARLENETAESPLLVSLVERLQTRGVSCAQRIAELRKLVDLLDARRNQLFAPIAALFLWGTQLGLVIERWRVQWGGVLEDWLSAAGQFEALASLSGYAYENPDSIFPEICEGEPKLSARALGHPLLPNDQCVRNDLELGADRRALIISGSNMSGKSTYLRTAGCNILLALAGAPVRAESLSLTPLAIAASIQINDSLLEGTSHFYAEIKRLRQIVKISEGELPVLFLLDEILHGTNSHDRRIGASAVVKGLVERGALGLVTTHDLALAKIADEMAPAIENVHFQDHLEEGRMAFDYRVRKGVVEKSNALALMRAVGLDV encoded by the coding sequence ATGAGTCATCCCAGCGAGCAAGCCGATTCCACTGTGGCTGAGAATGGGACCACGCCGGCCGAAGTTTACGCCGCGCGCCTCGAGCGCCACACGGGTGAACTCGCCCGTTGGCGGCGATTGGACGGCACTCTCTCGAATCTTCGCTTGCTGAGCTTCGCAATCGCCGCCGGGGTCGGTTGGTTCGCATTCGGTAGCCAATCCATTGCGCGGGGTTGGACAGTGCCCCCCGTCCTGGTCTTTATCGCGTTGCTGATCGCGCACGACCGCGTGATCCAAATGCGCAAACGCGCGTCGCGTCGCGCGGAGTTCTACCGGGCGGGGATCGCACGCCTCGAAGACCGCTGGATGGGCCAGGGCAACACCGGCGACGAGTGGAGTGACCCCGGCCATCCCTATGCAAACGATCTCGATCTCTTTGGAGTGGGTTCACTCTTCGAACGCATCTGCACCGCGCGCACGCCGGTCGGCCAGGAGACCCTGGCGGACTGGCTAAAGACCCAACCCAGCGCTGCCATCGCCCGCGCGCGACAGTCCGCGATTGCCGAGTTGACACCCCGGCTCGAATTGCGCGAAGACATCGATTCGTTGGGCGCGGACTTGCACACCCAGTTCAGTCCAAAGCCGTTGGTCTCCTGGGCGAACGCTCCGGGGGACTTCGAGGCAAAGAAGTCGTTGAACGTGATTGCAGCTGTGCTCTCTTCTCTGAGTATTGGAGGTCTGGTTGTCTGGTTCTGGCTGGGGCTCGGCCCCCTGCCCTTCTTGTTTGCGTTGATCCCTCAGATGATTTTCGCGGGAATCCTGCACAGGCGCATCGGGAAGATCCTCGCCGCAATCGACACGCCAACCCGGAACCTCGCCCTGCTGCGCGACCTGCTGGCTCGCCTCGAAAATGAAACGGCCGAGAGTCCGCTGCTGGTTTCCCTGGTAGAGCGCCTGCAAACCCGGGGCGTATCTTGCGCCCAGCGCATTGCCGAGTTGCGCAAGCTCGTGGATTTGCTCGACGCGCGGCGCAACCAACTTTTTGCCCCGATTGCCGCGCTGTTCCTATGGGGTACGCAACTCGGCCTCGTAATCGAACGCTGGCGGGTACAATGGGGCGGCGTCCTCGAAGACTGGCTGAGTGCCGCGGGACAATTTGAGGCCCTGGCCTCGCTATCCGGATACGCCTACGAAAACCCGGACTCGATTTTCCCTGAAATCTGCGAGGGGGAACCCAAACTCAGCGCTCGAGCCCTGGGGCACCCGCTGCTTCCGAACGATCAGTGCGTACGCAACGACCTCGAACTCGGAGCCGATCGACGCGCGCTGATCATCAGTGGCTCGAACATGTCCGGCAAGAGCACCTATCTCCGCACCGCCGGCTGCAACATTCTCCTCGCCCTGGCCGGAGCGCCAGTGCGCGCAGAGAGTCTGAGCCTGACCCCACTCGCAATTGCAGCATCGATTCAAATCAATGATTCGCTGTTGGAAGGGACCTCGCACTTTTACGCCGAAATCAAACGACTGCGCCAGATCGTAAAAATCAGCGAAGGGGAATTGCCGGTTTTATTCCTCTTGGATGAAATTCTCCACGGCACCAATTCTCACGACCGGCGAATCGGCGCCAGTGCGGTGGTCAAGGGGTTGGTCGAGCGAGGGGCGCTGGGACTGGTGACCACCCACGATCTCGCGCTCGCGAAGATCGCCGACGAGATGGCACCGGCCATCGAGAACGTGCACTTCCAAGATCACCTCGAAGAAGGCCGGATGGCTTTCGACTATCGAGTGCGCAAGGGGGTGGTCGAGAAGAGCAACGCGCTCGCGCTGATGCGCGCAGTGGGCCTGGATGTCTAG
- a CDS encoding NupC/NupG family nucleoside CNT transporter, whose translation MTDLGLRAMSGFGFFAMIAIAWCVSTDRSKIPWRVIAWGVGLQFALGLLLLKSSFGAAFFVAVNQLVNGLLVYAAAGTKFVFGSLVETGFSFALNVLPVIIFMGSLIAILYHLGLVQRIVNAFAWLLSKTMRVSGAEALAAVANVFVGMVESALVIKPYLARMTRSELFSLMTLGMATVSGSVLITYVGFLGSVDGAGHLVIASLLSAPAGLLIAKVMLPESGNPETASGASATQSIDDLDSRASNIIDAAATGAINGLKLAAYIGALLIAFYALLEMANSILGYAGSFFGNPTLSFQGVLGIIMTPFAYLMGIASQDVAQVGSLLGVKTVLNEFIAYRELGELVKAGSLQPRSVIIASYALCGFANFGSLAILLGGMEGMAPDRRHEVARLGMRSILSGTLTTFMTACIVGMLL comes from the coding sequence ATGACCGATCTGGGGCTGCGTGCGATGTCGGGCTTTGGTTTTTTCGCCATGATCGCGATCGCCTGGTGTGTATCGACCGACCGCTCGAAGATTCCATGGCGGGTGATCGCATGGGGCGTCGGTCTGCAGTTCGCGCTCGGACTGCTCTTGCTCAAGAGTTCTTTTGGCGCGGCCTTTTTTGTCGCCGTCAATCAACTCGTAAACGGGTTGCTCGTCTATGCAGCCGCGGGCACGAAGTTTGTCTTTGGCAGCCTGGTCGAGACCGGGTTCTCGTTCGCGCTGAACGTGCTGCCGGTGATCATTTTCATGGGCAGCCTGATCGCTATTCTCTATCACCTGGGCCTGGTGCAGCGCATCGTCAACGCATTTGCCTGGTTGCTCTCGAAAACCATGCGCGTCTCGGGGGCCGAAGCACTTGCCGCGGTCGCGAACGTGTTCGTCGGCATGGTCGAATCGGCACTCGTCATCAAACCCTACCTGGCGAGGATGACCCGCTCGGAACTCTTCAGTCTGATGACGTTGGGAATGGCCACTGTTTCGGGTTCTGTGCTGATCACCTACGTAGGGTTTCTGGGAAGTGTCGACGGTGCGGGCCATCTCGTCATCGCGAGTTTGCTTTCCGCACCCGCCGGGCTCTTGATTGCAAAAGTCATGCTCCCTGAATCCGGAAACCCCGAGACGGCAAGCGGTGCCAGCGCCACACAGTCGATCGATGATCTCGATAGTCGAGCCAGCAACATCATCGACGCCGCGGCGACCGGCGCGATCAATGGCCTGAAGCTCGCGGCCTATATCGGCGCGCTGCTGATCGCCTTCTATGCCCTGCTCGAAATGGCGAACAGCATCCTCGGCTATGCGGGAAGTTTCTTCGGCAATCCAACGCTCTCGTTTCAAGGGGTGCTCGGAATCATCATGACTCCGTTTGCCTACTTGATGGGGATCGCCTCGCAGGATGTGGCTCAGGTGGGATCACTGCTCGGGGTCAAGACCGTGCTCAACGAGTTCATCGCCTATCGCGAGTTGGGCGAATTGGTCAAGGCGGGCAGCTTGCAGCCCCGGTCGGTCATCATCGCTTCCTATGCACTGTGCGGGTTTGCCAACTTCGGCTCGCTGGCCATCTTGTTGGGGGGAATGGAAGGGATGGCACCGGATCGGCGACACGAGGTGGCGCGACTGGGAATGCGCTCGATTCTTTCGGGCACCCTGACCACGTTCATGACGGCCTGTATCGTCGGCATGCTCCTCTAG
- the thiE gene encoding thiamine phosphate synthase, which produces MNMSPYGGLHVLADDDPRWSRDPVEQASEALRGGARVIQLRAKHADDRETLAWAERIRVMTLEVDARFVMNDRFDLALAAGADAVHLGQDDLAPADLPASARKRLAIGCSTHDLEQAHAARASDIDYLAFGPVFDTGSVATPYTPRGLAALREIVAAAGALPVVAIGGIEESNLAKVLGCGVAGIAVISALAGAEKPADATRRLVEHPAWNDPRRSA; this is translated from the coding sequence ATGAACATGAGCCCGTACGGGGGTCTGCACGTGTTGGCCGACGACGATCCGCGTTGGTCGCGAGACCCCGTCGAACAAGCGAGCGAGGCGCTGCGGGGCGGCGCGCGGGTCATTCAGCTGCGCGCCAAACACGCGGACGATCGCGAAACACTCGCTTGGGCGGAGCGCATCCGGGTGATGACCCTCGAGGTCGACGCGCGCTTTGTCATGAATGATCGCTTCGACCTCGCGCTGGCGGCAGGCGCTGACGCGGTTCATCTAGGACAGGACGACCTGGCGCCCGCCGATCTCCCTGCGAGCGCGCGCAAACGCCTCGCGATCGGCTGCTCTACCCACGATCTCGAGCAGGCCCACGCGGCTCGCGCTTCGGACATCGACTACCTGGCTTTCGGGCCGGTCTTCGACACCGGATCCGTGGCAACTCCCTACACGCCCCGAGGTCTCGCTGCGCTGCGCGAGATCGTGGCTGCCGCGGGAGCGCTACCCGTGGTGGCGATCGGCGGAATCGAAGAATCCAATCTCGCGAAGGTGCTCGGCTGTGGCGTCGCGGGGATCGCGGTGATTTCGGCGCTGGCTGGCGCGGAAAAACCGGCCGACGCAACTCGGCGCCTCGTCGAACATCCGGCCTGGAATGATCCGCGGAGGTCTGCATGA
- a CDS encoding Mrp/NBP35 family ATP-binding protein encodes MSSPNVTENQILDALRPIVDPDFHKSIVDLGFVKDIKIDGTGVSFAIELTTPACPVKEEFERDAMNRVGALDGVESVAVRMTSQSRPTPGSVEADREDVLPGVFHTIAVASGKGGVGKSTIAINLALSLKKAGARVGIMDCDVYGPSLPLLTGTRGRPETEGKKIVPLEGHGLKLMSIGYFTNDDSPVIWRGPMVHGLIRQFLSDVLWGELDYLIIDMPPGTGDAALTLTQNAPLSGALIVSTANDLSLIDARKSLEMFRKVNIPILGLVENMSFFTPPELPDRKYYIFGEGGGKRMAQDLDVDFLGEVPIDPRIAEEGDRGRPILLSHPESEIAQIFEALAAQVTRKLARLEGEGVFDN; translated from the coding sequence ATGAGTTCCCCAAACGTCACCGAGAACCAGATCCTCGACGCCCTGCGTCCGATCGTAGACCCCGATTTCCACAAGAGCATCGTCGATCTCGGGTTTGTCAAAGACATCAAGATCGACGGCACTGGCGTTTCTTTTGCCATCGAACTCACGACCCCGGCGTGCCCTGTCAAGGAAGAATTCGAGCGTGATGCGATGAACCGGGTGGGCGCACTCGACGGCGTGGAAAGCGTCGCAGTCCGCATGACTTCCCAGTCTCGGCCGACCCCCGGCAGTGTCGAAGCCGATCGCGAAGACGTCTTGCCCGGCGTGTTTCACACCATCGCGGTGGCTTCGGGCAAGGGCGGTGTCGGCAAGAGCACAATCGCGATCAACCTGGCGCTGTCCCTGAAGAAGGCGGGGGCGCGGGTTGGGATCATGGATTGCGATGTGTACGGTCCCTCGCTGCCGCTGCTGACCGGAACCCGCGGTCGCCCGGAAACGGAGGGCAAGAAGATCGTTCCGCTCGAGGGCCACGGACTCAAACTGATGTCGATCGGTTACTTCACCAACGACGACTCTCCGGTGATCTGGCGTGGACCGATGGTTCACGGTTTGATTCGCCAGTTTTTGAGTGACGTGCTCTGGGGAGAACTCGACTATCTGATCATCGACATGCCACCGGGCACCGGCGACGCCGCACTGACGTTGACCCAGAACGCTCCGCTTTCCGGGGCGCTGATCGTCTCCACCGCCAATGATCTTTCGCTGATCGATGCTCGCAAGAGTCTCGAAATGTTTCGCAAGGTCAACATTCCGATCTTGGGCCTGGTCGAAAACATGTCGTTCTTTACGCCGCCGGAACTTCCCGATCGCAAGTACTACATCTTTGGCGAAGGCGGCGGGAAGCGCATGGCGCAGGATCTGGACGTGGACTTCCTGGGCGAGGTGCCGATCGATCCGCGCATCGCCGAAGAAGGAGACCGGGGACGGCCAATCTTGCTGAGCCATCCGGAATCCGAAATCGCTCAGATCTTCGAAGCACTGGCGGCCCAGGTAACGCGCAAGTTGGCCCGGCTCGAAGGCGAAGGGGTCTTCGACAACTAG
- a CDS encoding response regulator has product MAIESQRTKDAESTDARQSAHMQTQVDTRSEAEIRISRRLPAITFSIAFVVMVVFVFFYQQHVVSKTRQELALHAAILAPSLWNFDDQAHRPYMELAARANDYAEVTVLDYRQREFMKLDNSEMSTHDRIFSRLGLMPIHEFEMEIQHAGEPIGTLRVLWRNNAVDVCISVSVFIFMIATGIWLLLKLAYTARARDEKTRLLAEQKRELEVAVDKAEAANLAKSVFLANMSHELRTPLNAILGFSEILQPLISEPSQRHYFSRIRDSGKSLLRLINDILDLSKIEAGKLEVQYSVVSLSPLFREIEEFFAEKLLDKGLGFTVDIAGDVPDALLLDEIRLRQILLNIVGNAVKFTESGSITLAAKVESVDKNHSSSIDLVISVADTGIGIPESQRDKIFSPFEQQDGQKQAQYGGTGLGLAIVRQLLDIMNGTIIASARNGSGSVFTVVLKGVEVAVTEQAPIAIRNFEEGINFETITFAGSTILIADDIDYNRELLKGYLEQFDLNLIEAKNGIETLTMAQQHRPDLILLDMKMPEMDGYEASARLKEDANLRNIPVVAITASALKQDEDRINRICDGYLRKPTSKADVVRVAMQHLRHTVNDVQAEEVAAKSPGQTVEAACPPQLAPNLVRQLREASAVADIDRLRKLIDQVAKNDVDFALALRRQADQYSYDGIARLVASRGKPEVASTD; this is encoded by the coding sequence ATGGCGATCGAATCACAACGGACGAAGGACGCGGAATCGACAGATGCTCGGCAATCCGCTCACATGCAGACACAGGTAGACACTCGCAGTGAAGCTGAGATCAGGATTTCGCGACGCTTGCCGGCGATCACGTTTTCCATTGCATTTGTCGTGATGGTCGTCTTCGTGTTCTTTTACCAGCAACATGTGGTTTCAAAAACACGTCAGGAATTGGCGCTGCATGCTGCGATTCTCGCGCCCTCGCTCTGGAATTTTGACGACCAGGCCCATCGACCGTACATGGAGCTCGCAGCTCGGGCAAACGACTACGCGGAAGTGACCGTCCTGGACTACCGACAGCGCGAGTTCATGAAGCTCGACAATTCGGAGATGAGCACACACGACAGGATTTTTTCTCGACTTGGCTTGATGCCTATCCATGAATTCGAGATGGAGATCCAGCACGCTGGCGAGCCGATCGGCACTCTCCGTGTTCTCTGGCGAAACAATGCGGTGGATGTCTGCATCTCCGTGAGCGTTTTCATCTTCATGATCGCGACCGGTATATGGCTCCTTCTCAAGCTCGCCTATACCGCCCGGGCCCGAGACGAGAAGACACGATTGCTTGCCGAGCAAAAGCGAGAATTGGAAGTGGCAGTAGACAAGGCCGAGGCGGCAAACCTCGCAAAGAGCGTTTTCCTGGCCAACATGAGCCATGAGCTGCGTACGCCACTCAACGCCATTCTCGGCTTCTCGGAAATCCTTCAGCCCTTGATTTCCGAGCCGTCGCAACGTCACTATTTTTCCCGAATTCGAGACAGTGGGAAATCACTGCTGAGATTGATCAACGATATTCTCGACCTTTCGAAGATCGAGGCCGGGAAATTGGAAGTGCAATATTCGGTCGTCTCCCTGTCACCTCTGTTCCGAGAAATCGAGGAATTTTTCGCTGAAAAACTGTTGGACAAGGGTCTCGGATTTACTGTAGACATCGCAGGCGACGTCCCGGACGCTCTCCTGCTGGACGAAATCCGATTGCGGCAGATCCTCTTGAATATCGTGGGCAATGCCGTCAAGTTCACTGAATCTGGTTCAATCACGCTTGCCGCGAAGGTGGAATCAGTCGATAAAAATCACAGCAGCAGCATCGATCTGGTTATCTCTGTGGCCGACACGGGAATCGGAATTCCAGAGAGCCAACGCGACAAGATATTCTCGCCTTTCGAGCAGCAGGACGGTCAAAAGCAAGCTCAATACGGGGGAACCGGGCTGGGCCTGGCCATCGTGCGGCAATTGCTGGACATCATGAACGGCACGATCATTGCCTCCGCTCGGAATGGCAGCGGAAGTGTCTTCACCGTAGTGCTGAAGGGCGTGGAAGTCGCGGTCACAGAGCAGGCCCCAATCGCAATCAGGAATTTCGAAGAAGGGATCAATTTTGAGACAATTACCTTTGCAGGATCAACGATTCTGATTGCCGACGACATCGACTACAACCGTGAACTACTCAAAGGTTATCTCGAACAGTTCGACCTGAATCTGATCGAAGCGAAGAACGGGATCGAGACACTTACCATGGCGCAGCAACACCGGCCCGATCTGATTTTGTTGGACATGAAAATGCCCGAGATGGACGGCTACGAGGCTTCTGCCAGACTCAAGGAGGACGCCAATCTGAGAAATATTCCCGTGGTCGCCATTACCGCATCTGCGTTGAAGCAGGACGAAGACAGAATCAACCGGATCTGCGACGGCTATCTGCGCAAGCCGACAAGCAAGGCCGATGTAGTCCGGGTAGCGATGCAGCACTTGCGCCACACAGTGAACGACGTTCAGGCAGAAGAAGTCGCCGCGAAGTCCCCGGGCCAAACGGTCGAGGCGGCGTGCCCACCGCAATTGGCACCGAACCTCGTGAGGCAATTGCGTGAGGCCTCCGCTGTCGCGGACATCGATCGACTGCGCAAGCTGATTGATCAAGTCGCAAAAAACGACGTCGACTTTGCCCTGGCTTTGCGGCGCCAGGCGGATCAATACAGTTACGACGGGATCGCGAGGCTAGTGGCTTCCAGAGGGAAGCCAGAGGTAGCCAGTACAGACTGA